The Lytechinus pictus isolate F3 Inbred chromosome 8, Lp3.0, whole genome shotgun sequence nucleotide sequence aggaaaaacaaattgcctgcccccaaaaacatatgaatagacaccaaaaccagagaaattgaccaccaaataaaaaagttgtggccaaaactgtgattttggggggttttggcggccattttggattttggcccggcacacttttttctcggacccgagacaaaaattattgtcatttcatgttgagataaggtaaaaggaacacaaaaaaactgttcccacagtaaaaccaaaaatcacccatttatagcccactcctattattaacttaatgtctcgaatcgatatatcgcgattataactagtactagtactagtataactagtatcgtttatcttcggtttcgttcgcatatggagcagatcgtataatatcgaaagcaatatcgatatcacattcgtgattgttgacgttcgtttgtaaatattttatagtttggctgccattttgaccatttttatcgtgttcaacccaattaaacatcggtaaagtatatttttcatgcctttttcatctatatcgtttaaagtatttaaacattgagatataaagttttaaaagtttgttgtttatacatccttagattgtaaattcgatgtgtaaaattacatcaaactttggactgtgaattgacaaaagggagggaatgagaacacatgcgagcccacacgtacaccctaccgtcggtaaatggggattacagtaaaatgtcaaaaattgttgaataaatccccagaaacgacggttattcctgtctacctCAGAGCTTGCTTTCTTATCGAAATATTCACATCGCGTGTGTAATAGGCCTGAGTAAAGTGAATGAATGCGCAGACATCGCACATCGGGCACTAATAGTACcactagccaggcggcttcttgagagtaaaaatcatttactaacgtaggcttactctaaaCGAAGCGAGGGAGTCCTccctattcatctgcgtgtaccgcaaaaaaccctgaaactttcgcccccgagatttctactttccttctaaaagatctaggcctagctctaaatcatatacatgggataaaacttcatttccgacatttctacgctcttgttgttatttttaaacaatgaattcttgtttaaaaataacaacgagagcgtagaaatgtcggaaatgaagttttatcccatgtacatgatttagagctagatctttttttttttttagaaggaaagtagaaatctcgggggcgaaagtttcagggttttttgcggtacacgcagatgaatagggaggactccctggcttcgtttagagtaagcctacgttagtaaaggatttttactctcaagaagccgcctggctaagtACCCACGGCactaatcattttgttcaatctgaaatgaccatgactggctgagattttttccaagaaaatcaataatttctctcattttttatgAGACTTTTTGCACACTTACTCATAAGAATACAAGGAACATCatcaattgaaatattttgtaaaataaaaggaaattcacgttaaatcttaactcaaatcgttaggtgTGCAGACTTGGGGTTGGCGATCACCAGCCGGCCGCCAGTGCAGTGGTCCACAGCAGCGAGCGGGCGCTCGGGCCGGGGCGAGCGCCCGGTACCGGTACTGTGATGGGATTGCCAGTGCAGTGTCATGTCATTTTCAGTGACGAAGCTAGCTGCAAGCGCAAGCCGCGGCATTTAACAAAAtacgaaaagaaaataatagaaaatggttatctaacttactgtttagcctaCTTCAAATGTCTTCGAGGTCGTTGTCCATATCTGACCCGTATTCTTTAAAAGAATTATTAACGAATAACGGCCTTCTTCGTCGCACTTCTCGTTCGAGCTCAATAGACTGCAACGCAACGGAATTCTTTTCAAATGTTGGCGGTAAGTGCGCATGCACAAGCCTGTCGCCGCGCCGCccggcccccctcccccccccccccggcgaatTTTTATAGGGGGTGAGCTGAGCTGAGGGCTAACACCGAGTAAGAAAAAGGTTTAAAAATAGATACAAACTTCTTGGGCATAAaaagcttcttcttcttcttgtttggttatggttggcaaccagtcataatgatatatttttgccactgcttttggagctttttttaaagattattaattccttttttttgcatgcactattttactttattttctttttccttttccttttctaaaTAGAAAAGAGCCTTGCTAACATGGCaaggttaaaaaaatagcaaatagcaaaaaaaatgcgctttgaaaataaaattgtaaatttcttgttgattgGCAAATAattgatgtcataatcacgtcataattTGGTCAAATGAAAACGGAAATTTCCTCGTCGTTGattggtaaataaatgatgtcataatcacgtcataatgtggtcatataaaaatacaaatttacttgtcgtagattggtcagtaaatgacgtcataatcttGTCATAATCTGGTCctacaaaaatgcaaaataaagttGTCGTCCAAAGTCGTCAAAATGACGTCGTAACGACGTTATACAAATAACTTATGACGAGATTTACTAGTTTCCGACGagaaaatgacgtcatcacgaCCGTGTCTGCTATCAGGGACTGTGGTAGTACCGCAGTAGTACCGCGGTAATCGCAGTACTTTTTTACAAGGGTGGAGAAGAaacgagtgaagatgaagaCTCGGACCCACcctctcaaatgcaaagagttgaagaatccaacgatgattccgaaacgagcgtatcagaaagcgatggacacgaatcgtcaatgacggcaaacatggaagaaactgaagacaacctcgcttatcgaggatggttagagcaagccatgacggccaccaaggacttgagagacgaaaaatatcagaaatacatctccgaaggaatggaagaagaagacgctaaagcaattaaaggctcacgtgaaactaATGTGGGCggtcaaacgcatctttttcgatctttactctcagttcttgcagcagaacgtgtacctcgaagacgctgacatcaatcatgaaatcgtgtccgatctcacagaaagattagagaatggcatggaattccggaaagccgtacagagagtgttagccaggcatggttcacaattcgatggtttattccagtatcaaggtgacgatgacgatgatgatagtggAGAAGAGACGGAGGGTGAAGATGGAGTCTACAACTAAAGACACAAACATCAGCTTgtcgaataataataatccaagaaaacgccctcaacataaatgacagttagaacttcattgtgttcatattttctgaatgccatccatagacatgtgttacaatccattaagttaagcgaagaaaaagaaaaacgagaacttcactttaatattaataatggacAGTTAACAATTAGTTTTTAATTACAACATAATTTGAGAACATAACTTACGttattttacctttgtatcaaaatctgttGTTTATACAATATCTGAACCTATCTACATtaaatggaatagaataaatgataataatgataaaataatcatccttgactgtatagtgtttcatgttatcaccatctgtactgcggatgaatgaagttgattgAAAGGAGTCATCTACTGGTTTAAATATGCATGTAGTATACTTTTGCGAGTCAGAGAGCCGTGCAGGTCATTTGAGATATGGAAGTATGTACAAAACAGTATGGAAAAGTCAGAGATTTTTGATGTGTAAAAGTCTGGAATGAGTAGAGTCTGAGATGTCACTATTATAATCACATTTTGGATTaccaataattgttgtaataagagacagagagagccAGCTTTTACCTTGAATAGGATATCCCAAGTTCAATGACGCGCGCTGGCCGTGCATTGGGTGATCAATTCGTGAACCGCGAGGCACTTGACATATCGGGTTCGCCATATATCTGCTGGTAGGCGAAGAAAGATAACTTTTTTCAATAGGAAACTGTGTAGAAATCATACGTCTGTTTCGTGCATCGTATCCTACACGTGAcgattgcgccacggtggtgcaataccgggtaaagggtaattccctgggatgacatcacggtgGTTGCGTAACTGCGTCGTAATACCATTTCATGGTGACGTCGTGGCTGACCGGAAGTCTGGGTCAACCCATCGTGTCGATCGtgtggtcaaaggctgaccagactaaaggtcaaaggctgaccggactaaaggtcaaaggctgaccggactaaaggtcaaaggctgacAGGCTAAAGGTCatgcggtcaaaggtcatggttcaaaggtcatgcggtcaaagggcataggtcaaaggtcatgggtcaaaggtcaagttggTATGAGGTCTCTCCCATAACTACTgtggataaatattaatgtgcattccctattccaagcaaagagtaaaggagaagtccaccccaccaaaaaattaatttgaatttaaagaaaaataaagtattgcagaaaatttcataaaaactatgattcaaaatttaaaaaattactattttgacattgagaaatttgcctaattttataaaacaattatatgctcatcttggtcaatgtgcaaattacagacCCGATTATGTCACAAgcactctaatttcttgtgtatttttttgtttgatacatgtacatgacatgtatattttattttaattttcattaacaaattttgagagggattttaattcctccattaacattcgtagtttccataaatgtaacctattgtgattcgaggaagattttttagatcaaatttgctaaaatttatataataaaaatgcaacaaaaatttaaaaagtaatgtgatgtgagtgacataatcaactctatttgcataccattgttttgtgtatataactgttttgtgttaaaaaagggaaatttctgtatttattcaaataattttttgttgatgtgcacttgaccttttactcacttcccttcccacccctgcccaaataagtgtaatcaagaacttgaaaatcaaaagcagtgattaagaagaagtaagaattaatcatagagctattaatagctccatgatttaataaatacaggcctaaatagaacttcacatgaaagtaaaaagagaataaagctgggtaggaacgatgaaggaatatgatttaaagaaaaagcataaacatatccccattaccccccccccccccccccaaaaaaaaaaaaaaaaaaaaaaaaaacagtccggccggttcgaaccagggtccttgcACACGCCAAAACAATGCGCTTACGCAATTCGCCATCGATCTCTTCCATACTACTTCCGGGTTTTTTAAGCTATATTAAATGTTGCATgtctgtgcgccgctgttgaccaatcagaacgcgtcggcaattctactgcaattccaatcattttgcgatggacattgccgtggttttttgtggttcctgactttgctacatcatgaaatttcataattctttttcagtcgtaaagaagaatgtctacgctttatattgattataatatcaatttgacgcaaGTGTAATTTCGGTGCAAAAATGCgctctgtttattcacatatatttcttgaaaaaaatcattttttctaagctaaatatcggtcttcaaaatacatttaatgtgcattttatttagctgatcagaaatttcaaagttttatctataaaataagaccaattttgtgaggaataaacgattctaaaagcaaaaaacaccgatcggaaagttcgtcttcacagctcattacgtatgcataaccacggacggctatgcataccgctgaataaaatagagcactttcggacgggctgcggactgactgtgaTCGTTTGTGTTCAATGTATTCATTCGTTTTGAACCAGTTTTCATATCGTTGTGCTAAGTAGTATTCTTCGCAAACAGCGGCGttacatacatacattttcCGGCTCCATATGCATTGCTCCATGTAAccgccccccccctccaaatcaTATTTCCCCCGCAATTTCCACTCTTTCTgggattttcctttttttttctccttaaaAATAAGCCTGCAAGTGATTGGCCAAGTTTTGGTACGATTATTGAATTTAATCACAAACTTCATTCATTTGATATGGACGTTTcattttacaataatttattatatatttatttatttatttgtttatttatttgtttattcatttatttatttaatattcatttttttttatactgcatGGTATAGGCCTGTTCAGTTAATGATAACATAAGGAAATATATAGCAGTATGTctttattcagtaatacttcaatacattttccatatatttcaaatataccTATATACAACAAGAAATAACGTATTGAAATTTAACATAGAGAAAGTATAGCATAATGCAAtataatgaaacatatatattatgtttatcgAACACAGATCAGAAAGtaacttaaatatatatacaatttatGATAGAGATATATCTTTGGTATACTTTGGATTTGgaaatgcataaaatgaaagaaacagagagagagagagaaacgaaaaaaaagttttgacacAGGTCAGACGTGTTAGTCATGTTAGTCGGGCATATTTTATCAAACCTGGTGAGATCGAGCATGCATGAAAAATTGTGTATCGACAGAAactaatatttaataataatattaatttctttcatttttacttGCCAGATGCCATGATATTCAAGAGGAAGTCGAAACTACGAAAAGCAGGTTTGTCTTGATGAAAGAAATGTGCCAGTATAAGGACTACGCCCAAGATTATCTTCCGCGTGACTTTCGATACGTCTTCGTGACGAGGGAACCAACGAGAGCCTACGCGTCTTTTCGGAAGGTTCTGTTGACTACGGGACTATTTGTCCCAGCGGACAAAAAGTTGGATATCATCCGGGACGACCCGAGTAACACCAGGCCGATGTCGTGGTACGAAAGTCAACACCAGCTTTGGAGGTACGTCAAGGACAACCTAGACCCCAACCCAATCATCATCGATGCATATGATCTCGCCTCCAACCCTCAGAAGATTAAGGCCTCTGTGAAGCGATTGGTTTCCCATACAACGACAGCCTTCTCCAGTGGGCCTCGAGCATCGACGATTTCCCCCAGAACTTTAACACAGCAGGACCAAACCTGTTCGAGGGCGTTGGGTCAGGTTTCTTCGAGAGGGCCTTTAAATGTACCCAATTTGAGGCACCAACTGAATTGGTACCAATACCACGTGATCAGctcgatgatgacgtcattcgtTGCGTTGACTATTCGATGCCATTTTACCGGGAGCTATACGCAAATAGATTACAATAGGGCCTACCTGCCTGCATGGGTGGGGATTTAGTGGCAATTAATAGATTcaagcctacccccccccccccataattttgacaacttaaaaaattgtataatatgCAATGCAAATAAACGGAGTGCTTTTAAAGAGCACTGGAAAGCACTACAACTATTACTAATATTTACAGAAAGTTTTAGACATTCTCTGCTTTCACTTTAATTTGTATCGGAAACACGGATCGACTCCCCTGGGAAGACCAATATACCtatgaatgaaatattcaactATACATGTTTCCTCGATGTTGACCCCTTATATTCTATGCAAGAGCAGCATTTTATGTTGGTTTTCTTTGAATTCGCTTTgcgataaaaataataatatacaaaatttataaagcgctttatacgaaagtttcaaagcgctaagaaagaaggggggggggggggagaatatGAGTTCAAGATATCTCAGtaaaagaacaacaaagaaactgaaagtgaaaacacCATTACGAAaaatcaattatatatatatacaaataaatagataatcGGCGAATATACATCTTAAATATAACGGGTCGATAATCATatatgtaaattcaaataatcCTATAAACTAAGGACACAATCCGACTtcaaaaatatgaacacaatatGATAATGCAAATCAACTGAGGGGTATAACATCATGCCCAACACAATGGAAGCGAAATATAGGAGTGAAATTATCAAAAGAGGTGGGTTTTAAGGAGGGACTGCATGAAACATTTCTAACGATGTTGCCTCACGCGATAGGTCTTTTACGGAGGGCTGAAGAACAGAGaaaatattgtcaaatgcccttcatgacaaaaaataaccaagaagtctttgtcgaaaatattATTGTCCTCGACTcttgtgggtgtttcataaagctgctcgtaaagttacgcacaactttacgaacgactggaacatgttcttaggtcataaatgAATGACATTGGGATGTACCATCTAtattctataataataataataataataataatatagggtatttatattgcgcacatatccaccttgttaggtgctcaaggcgctcctatattacccggctaagctaggcgttcatagcgcacacagctttttaaggaattacttcctaccttCCTATTTCCTACCTATCACAAGaaggggtcaccagtcgtgcgtaaagtcagtcgtatcttacgaacagctttatgaaacacccaccaggacaaagacattaatatttgtatttttttcgtcagctccaaaACTTCGGACGAGACTAGTCTGATATTCTGGTTCATTTTCGCTAAACACCTCCCAGctagctgttcattgtcatttgacgggcaatTTTAATAAATTAACCGTCTTCTTGAACCCTCCGAACGTCGCGGAGTTAAAACTCGCTATAACCGTCTGTTCTAGATTTTTTCTTGAGCTaaatgtcacccccccccccgaaaaaacaGCACCCTTTCTTCAAGTAGCGTTCTCAAGCCCATGGGGAGGGGCAGTGTTGGGGACAAATTCTGTCTAGCTATCTTGCCAATTTGTAAATCTGTAATtgaatacaaatattaatttttgataattttctaTTACAACCCAAGTCCATGGGTAAATAAGTcaagtaaatgaatgaataaataaataaataaatgaatgaatgaataaatgattgaataaataaataaattgtttagCTTATCGTGTTCAGATCTGCTCCTCTGCATGTGCGTCGTCTTCATAGCTAAAATTGAAAGAAGAATATAGATtctctcgcctgcatagcatagtgacactatacagtgcgtataaaaaaacgggacagatttgaaaagtctatacaatttttgtttcaaattatgatgtactatattttggtgttaatggGTGCTCTgaggtcttatctttcaaatgcaattgaaaaaaaaatttagattcgttcatgcttgagcgaacacggaatgtttttgtctggggttaaaaaggaggcttgcgccacaatggcataaaatgatcaatatgatgatcggacttcttgcttatcagcagacttcctcttaaccttttcattatctttgccataattttcaaattatgcggtcaaaattcatttccaaatctatttttttttttggcttcttgtttctttttaatatattccttctttaaacaaaaactttttttgttcAACCTAAGTATTGGAGagtgttgatttttttcaaatcctttcattgtgtgctacgaAGGTTAttggtgccttttgaacagtgccatacagatgggcgggggctcggggatgctcgcccccccccctcaattaaaaaaaattatgaccaagaaaaaaagtggaaaggaaataaaagg carries:
- the LOC135154912 gene encoding uncharacterized protein LOC135154912; translated protein: MADRQQVKVALWCIPRSRSTVLTKCLSAIEDIDIYFELYSVAALVGGCFETATGRKLPLKLDGNETAYEEAKDVWFKTTNMKIYPRRVSCHDIQEEVETTKSRFVLMKEMCQYKDYAQDYLPRDFRYVFVTREPTRAYASFRKVLLTTGLFVPADKKLDIIRDDPSNTRPMSWYESQHQLWRYVKDNLDPNPIIIDAYDLASNPQKIKASVKRLVSHTTTAFSSGPRASTISPRTLTQQDQTCSRALGQVSSRGPLNVPNLRHQLNWYQYHVISSMMTSFVALTIRCHFTGSYTQIDYNRAYLPAWVGI